In Capricornis sumatraensis isolate serow.1 chromosome 2, serow.2, whole genome shotgun sequence, the DNA window CCAATAAGGGCCACCATCACCCCACTAAGGCTCAGCTGCAGGACTGGGTCGTCTTTGCATCTCAAGATCTAGTCCTCTTCCCAGTCCTGGCCACCCCAGATCCATTGCTGCTTGTGGCCTGGACTGAGTGGGGCCGGGTTTCCCTTGGCTCCAAATGGGGCATTGTGAGGCTGCCTTGGGAAACCCAGCAGATGCTTACTTAAGCAGACTTCTCTCTATTTTGTCTCAGGGGCAAGCCTGCGGGCAAGCACTCCTCATGAGCAAAGCCCAGGTTTCCCCAGTCTTTCTGCCTGACCCAGCAAATCCCCAACCAGCTGATATGTGAACTCCATACCCTTTTACTTCGCCATCTTGATCTCCTCCCGTCAAAGACTATTCTTtcttcatgtttatttatttccattttctgttgTGATCCCCCATCTATCCACTCATTATGTCCATATTTTCCTTTAACAGTTCCTTAGTGTGTTTATTAAAGAAgctgttttaaagtttttctgtTAATTTCAATGTCCACATcatttctgtgtgtttctgttgactgttttTTCTCTGATTCTGAGTTACTTTCTCCTGCTTCTTTATATGTCTagtaaaatttgattttttgtaGGGCATTATTTCAACTTAAAAGATGCTACAGAGTTGATAGTCTACATTTTTTTGTTTCCCTTCAAAAATTGTTGAAGTATATCTGACAGAGTGCTAACTTATTGTCATATCAGTTGGATCCTATTGAGACTTTGCTTTTGGCTCTCACAGTAAATCAGGAGTAACAAGGACTGAATAGCTCTACTCCTGAGATAGAGTTATTTTGGGAGCCTGGAGTATATAGTGAGTTATCTCCACTTTGGATGACAAGTTCAGTGTCCCCCTGCATGGTACAAGCACCTGAATTTTCATTCACTTCACAGACCCAAGTAGTTGTTTCTTCCATGTCTCATTTTACCCTGTGTGTATGCATGTCAGTGACTGGCTAACGGCTGAAGGAGGCCTCTATGTAAATTTCTGGAGTCCCTTTTCTGTAAAGTTTCTTCTTCTCTCAAACCTGTGTTTCACAACTTCCTCACTGTCTCAACAGTGCACAGTTCTGATCTCTGTTTCACCCAGTATAGGGATTGCTGCTCTCTGCTTGGTTTCCACTTGCTTGTGGCCACTTACTTGTGGTACTCTTGGCCAAAAATCTCTTCTGCATATCTCCTTTTTTTGAAGAATTactgtctttctctgtgttttgGACTGAACTGTGTCTGCTCCCTACTGCTCCAATTTCACATGTTGAAGGCCTAGCCATTCAGTATCTCAGAATGTAACCATGTTTGGATATAGGCACTTTTAAGAAATGATTAAAAGgattcaagcaaggcttcaggaatacatgaaccgtgaacttccagatgttcaagctagttttagaaaaggcagaagaaccagtgatcaaattgccaacatccactggatgatggaaaaagcaagagagttccagaaaaacgtctatttctgttttattgactgccaaagccttgactgtatggatcacaataaactgtggaaaattctgaaagagatgggaatacaagaccacttgacctgcctcttgagaaacctatatacaggtcaggaagcaacagttagaactggacacggaacaacagactggttccaaataggaaaaggagtacgtcaaggctgtatattgtcaccctgcttatttaacttatatgcagagtacatcatgagaaacactgggctggaagaaacacaagctggaatcaagattgccaggagaaatatcaacaatctcaggtagcagatgacaccacccttatggcagaaagtgaagaggaagtaaaaagcctcttgatgaaagtgaaagaagagagtgaaaaagttggcttaaactcaacattcagaaaatgaagatcatggcatctggtcccatcacttcatgggaaatagatgggcaaacagtggaaacagtgtcaaactttattttttgggctccaaaatcactgcagatggtgattgcagccatgaaattaaaagacgcttactctttggaaggaaagttataaccaacctagatagcatattgaaaagcagagacattattttgccaacaaaggtccatctagtcaaggctatggtttttccagtggtcacgaatggacgtgagagttgaactgtaaagaaagctgagtgccaaaggattgatgcttttgatctgtggtgttggagaagactcttgagagtcccttggactgcaaggagatccaaccagtctatcgtaaaggagatcagtcctgagtggtcattggaaggactgatgctgaagctgaaactccaatactttggtcacctcatgtgaagagttgactcattggaaaagaccctgatgctgggagggattgggggcaggagaagaaggggatgacagaggatgagaaggctggatggcatcaccaattcaatagacatgagtttggataaactccgggagttagtaatggacttggaggcctggcgtgctgcaattcatggggttgcaaagagttggcatgactggagtgactaaaatgaactgaactgaactgaagaaatgatTAAATCAAATTGAGGACTTGACTGCGTACTCTCAAAGGCAACAGGTTCCCAACGAGCTTTTTAAGTGTTCCCCTGTTATGGCCTGTTAAATGACTGGATCTGGGGCTTCTCAGATCTTCCTTTAAGCTCTGACTTCTCTACCTTTGCCCAGTGATTCATGATGAATGAATAGTGATTTTACTCTGATCCTCCAATGCCCCTTCCAGGTCTTTACTTCCCCAGTTCTTGGGACAATTGTGTAAGGTCTAATTCTTAaagtagatttttctttttttacccatAGCATGTGCAGTGGCTATCTTTTTAAGGGAACACTGACTGTTACATATAGTAAGCCTATGCAGGGCTAGCCTGCTTGGCATGGCCTTGTAGCAGACACTCTTCTGTCTGGTGCAAACCTTGGACCACCTGAATTTAACCAAAATGGTAGTACTTCTGATCTTGCAAAGCTTCTTGAActctgaactgctgctgctgctgctaagttgcctcagtcgtgtccgactctatgccaccccatagacggcagcccaccaggctccgccattcctcagattccccagggaagaatactggagtgggttgccatttccttctccaatgcatggaagtgaaaagtgaaagtgaagtcgctcagttgtgtccaactcttcgcgacctcatggactgcagcccaccaggctcctctgtccatgggattctccaggcaagagtactggagtgggctgccattgccttctccaggactcTGAACTAGAGGGGCTAACTGGGAGCTGGTCCTTGCAGGTCACTGGAGCCTGACTATCAGATACTACTTACTCAGTACCAGTGACACTTTAATGTGGGGACAGCATCTGTTGTGTTCATCAGAAGCAGAACCTAGCACTTTCTGTGATCACCACTCCCATCACCTGCTAGTAGCCAGGAGATAATTATGCATCCCATTAGAGACACAGAGGAATCTATAACTGCAACCAGTTTTGATAGGTACCACTCTGGGAGCAGGTGAGGACTCTCTGTAAGAGGAAAGtaatggaggaaggggtgatgtGCCTGGTGCTCCTGCTCTGCAGACCTCTAGTAATCCTGACCCTCAGAGCTGGAGACAGTGTTAGAGGTCATCCAGGTAGGTCTCCTGGGCTCTGTGGGCCTCATCTCTGCAGACTTCTTGAGCGAGTTCAGAGTGAATGACTGTTCCCACGACTCCATTTGGTAGCCTTCTGGTGAGTATGAGTATATCTGGGATTGAGTTGAAATCTAAtttgctgatttttcagcagtCAGTTGACTTTTTGTTTGACCTCACATTCAAACTGAGTTGAACTTAGACTATAATCATGGCTGACTGCatagaaataaacttttattttcttccctgcaATGCTCTGGCCACAGACTGGGCCTTGGGAAAGTCCTGGCTGCCATACAATCAGGGACTCAGCTAATTACTATCACATGGTTGTGTGAAATATGCATATGCTTTTTAGGTCAACCTGTACTCCCAGTGTgttatgttagtcgctcagttgtctctgactctttgcaactgcatggactgtagtccaccaggctcctctgtccgtggtattttccaggcaagaatagtggagtgggttgccctttccttctccaggggatcttccccaagcagggattgaacttgtgtctctgcgcttgtgcattggcaggcagattctataccactgtgccacctgggaagccctatttaagtgaagtggaagtcactcagtcatgtctgactctttgtgaccccatggactgtacagtccatggagttctccagaccagaatactgaagtgggtagcctttcccttctccaggggatcttcccaacccagatttgaacccaggtctcctgcattgcaggcggattctttaccaactgagctatcagggaagctcatacTCCAGTTAGCAATGTATAAAAatcagtgttttattgttttctggcCACCTCTGGCTATTGTTTAAAAATGCTTCCAGTTTATAAAGGTGAAAAAGCAGTATCTCATtggtattttaatttgcatttctttggtgCCTATAGTGGTGTGATTTTCCCATATGTTTATTATTACTTGGGTATCTTTTAAATAATGTGTTCATAtctgtttccaattttcctgagcatctgttttttgttttttttttaccaatttgTTAGAGCCCTCTGTGTTAATGCTTTTCTTCACATGTCTGTAAATATTTTGAGCTTTATGCCCTGTCTGGTTATTTTCCCAtaattctgctttattatttATGCAGTACTCTGGCTCCTGGACAGCAGGGTTAAGTAATATCTTTAGGGACATTGTGAATTTGCACCCTTGGCATGGAACCTGGCCTCTCATGGAAGGGACGGACATTCATATTATATTTTTTGGCCAGCCTAgctgatttttttctgtaaagtgtTTCATAGGCAGTGTACATCAGCAAGAAGCTAGGAAAACAGACCAAAGGGTCTGCATGTTAGTTTATGGGACATGTTTCTAGAACCACATGGGAATTGCTTTGTTGGTTGGTAAAGTTCCTGTGACAGCAAGTAGTCAGTAAATATGGGTGATGCCCAGACTGGTGAAGCCTGGGGGACAAAGCAATCATGTTTGTAAACattctatgaaaaataaatatatttccagagaaaatctctttaaaaaaatgggaGCTGAGCAAAAACCTCCCCACTTAATTTTTAACTGAACTCCCTTTTTTTCATTGATGCATTATAGTCATTCCTCTCCTCTCTAATTTCCTGCATCCTTAAGGGGACAGAATCCCTTTTCCTTGAGATTACCTAAGAGAAGCTATAGTTTTCAAAAACGGACATTATTAGAaacaaggagaaaagggaaatcaAGAGGTATAAATCtacagaagaacagaaaaaaaaaatggtcataAAAGAGAATTTTCAACTTTCTAAGATAACTTCAACTGACCCCAGATGCTCTAACTGGCACAGTTTGTAGATGGGTTATATaggttaatttcctttttctcaagTCCCTCTGCACCTTAAGAATCTCCACTTTACAGTTTCTGAGTTTCTTCTTCTTCCATTCTTCCCCACCACAAGCTTCCccgccccccactcccccacTTTTCTCTTTAGGGATCCAGCAACTTCcacaggtcaggaagatcattGCCATTTAAGGATTGATAATTCATTGCTAGTAAAATTAACATTTGCCAAAAGAAATTATCTATGCCATGCTCTGTACATTTTGTGTAATATCTCGTTTAATCATTGCAATTTCTCTCTGAGGAGAGATACAAACCTTTGAGGAGTTAAATGTGTTGCAAGAATTCACATGCCTAGTAACTGGTAAGTCCAAgtctcatctttctctctctggcacTAGAGTCCAGGCTCTTAACAACTGtgttggatcttcccaatcaTACTTGTCTCAGACTATAATGCCATAGAAAATGCTGATGATCAAGCACCTTGTTCTCTCCCACTGGGCCGGGCTGAAGAGTTAGCTTTATGAAGACCATCTCTTCAGGACTGGTAGAAGAGTCTTCAGGGCGAGTGTACACCCTGCATTGTATGGCTCCCCACAATTTCATCTTTAGAGAGTCACTCtggggccctgcccctgcccaccaATTTGAGGAAGGCCCTGTTCACATCCTTATTCCTCAGGCTGTAGATGACAGGGTTGAGGAAGGCTGTGGCAATGTTGTAGAAAAGGGCCATTTTCTTGCCACTATTTGACCAAGAGTCAGAGCCAGGGCTCATGTACGTGATGATGCATGGAATCGCAAACATGGTGACCATGGTGatgtgggaggcacaggtggagaaggccttgACCCGCCCCTGGGCTGAGCGGATCTTCATGATGGTGGCAAAGATGTTGACATAGACAAGGACAATCAAGGAGAGTGGGACCACAATGACATTGAAGCCGGTGATGAAGTCCACCAAATCATTGAGGGAAGTGTCTGCACAGGCCAGCTTCAGGACTGCAGGGACCTCACAGAAGTAATAGTCAGTTTCATTAGGGCCACAGTAGGGAAGGCGCATAGCAAAGAAGGTATAGGACAGACCACTCACCACACCATAGGCTGCACAGATGCCCACCATGAGGAGGCACACCCAGTGGTTCATGATGACCTTATACCGGAGAGggtggcagatggccacataCCTGTCCACAGACATGATGGAGAAAAGCCAGGACTCAGTGATcccaaagaggaggaagaggtacATCTGGGCCACACATCTAGCAAAAGAGACGGCTCTCTTCTTGCTGAGAATATGCACGAGCATCTGGGGCACAGTCGTGGTGGTGTAGCACATGTCCAGCATGGAGAGGACACTGATGAAGAAGTCCATGGGCGTGTGGAGGCGTGTGTCCTGGTGGATGAGGGTGATGAGGAGGCTGTTGCTCACAAGGATCAGCAGGTAAAAGACTAGAAAGAAGGTGAAGAGCAGAGGATCGGTCCTGGGGCTCGAGGCAAAGCCCAACAGGATGAATTCTGTCACAGTGGACTGGTTGAGTTCCTGTATTGTGCTCGGCCTGTGTAAAGAGTTTGGGGGATATATAATATTTGGGGTTTTAGTGCCAATGAATTTTCactcatttttcatttgtttcctaaCAGGAATTTTGGATTATTAGATAGGGGCACTACTGAATGCATCCCCATAGTAgttttgttaggggaagcacactgactgaagctgcccaccctggtcaggcaccatagtaactatttacATGAGTTGTTTTAaccaggaggtcctggtaaggaacatggaactaataagccaccaccaaccagaagagttcaggaaaggtcaaaaggagacaccacacatctgaccacctcccagaatccttctgtctggcatccatcttggttgAACAAGGTATGCTCCACCAGGAAGGATTCTGAgccagaatgattggctaaagacaacccgaaaactaatcccatcaccataaaacccaagtctatgagccatgtggcagagctgttctcctgggttcccttaccctactgctctccactcaGGTcgcctttcccaataaaatctcttgctttgtcttcATACGTGTccccttggacaattcatttctgagtattagacaagagcccagtttcgggccctggaaggggtcccccttcccgCAACAGTTTGAGTAGTGTCGGGGTTTCGTTCAGTCGTAAGCTGAGGGGGCAGAGTGATGAAATGGTGAAGACTGAGTCTGGGAaatgctgtgtgctgtgttcCTTCCTGTTCCTCCCTTTCCCAAGCtagctttgcttttctctctatTATTCATcccattttccattttctcttgggATAACAGAGGTTGTTTAGCCTCGATTAAAGATCAGAGCTAAGACTATTACACTCATCACTTATGTTGAGGTTTTTATCACTGTTATGATTACCACTGAGGTTAGAATTGGGAATTCAAATCAATGCTGTGTAGATTAAAGTTTATAGTTAATATTCAAGATTTAACTTTTCCTGGTGAAAGAAATTTTACTGGTGTTCAGTAACTATGTCATTGATTCAACACGTTTTTACCAAATGCCTACTATTTGTTATAAATCAGAGAGGCAAAGAAGAGTTATAAATAATATGGGTGGAAAAGTGATTTCACACAGTTAAATATGTTAAAGAgttaaatgcaaaaaataaaagtgtaaggCAACCTAAGAGAAAATATAtgagtgaatatttattttatgatgtGACAGAGAAAGGCCTTAAGCATCACTTGAAGGTTCCAAGTCCTTCAGCCTCTTAGTGTTGACCGCTTTCCCTCTAATAAGCAAACAAAGCTGCACAGCCCTCATCTGACCTGTTCCATATTTCCCTAATATTGTGAGGGATTCTTGTGTATCCCTGGTCATTTTGCTTCCTAATCCTCACTCTCATTGACTCCTCAACTCCCCTTGTTGCCTTCCTCATGGAGTACTGACCTTCAGTGGTTCATCCTTATTCTCTTTCTCCGTTATGCCCCTAAACCTCACCAACACAAGGATGTTATTTGCAAGACTTGTCCTGGATGTATGGATAAAAGGAAGATGACTTACAATGcagcacagatgagaaaactattttttaaatgaatatttaatattgCAAAGTCCCTAAGTTATCTGTGCAGCACTTTTTCTTGTCTAGCCTCCAGCCATCTGCATGTGATTGGAGACTGGTCTCCTTCCTGgaacctcctcccatctccccttgTTTTCCTGTTCTAGGACTCTCCTTACTCCCGTTACTGGGGCAACCAGCCATAAATCCAATTCCTTTAACTCATTGCTTTCAGACTTCCTTGTgattcagaatcacctggagagcttgtcAGATGCTCCTGCACTTCATACAGAGTTTTGATTTGGAAAGTCTTGGGTGGAggttgagaatttgcatttctacaaGTTCCCAGGTAATGCAGATGGTGggtccacactttgagaaccgaTCTACTTAATTGTAAAGAGTAATTTGGTTCTATCTCAATTTCCCTGTCTCTACATTATACTCAAGCTGCTCACATTCGCCCTGCCTAAATGCCAATACTTTCTTGCTTTCTTGTGAgcataaaaataaaggaagaaatgtaagaaaaacatgaatattttTGGCTATATAATAACTTCTGTATAATAACTTATGtaagttaaaaaatgaataatagttGTTGCATATGTGTAATACAAGTGATTAATATCATTAGAATATAAAGATCTCTTCTTTGTAAGGAAAAAACTCATAACCAAGAATGAGATATTAATAATCAATGCACAAGAGATTAATGAAAAAATGAATCCACCAAAGTTTAAACTTCCTAATAATTAAAGACTGCAAATTAAAACATCAAGGAAATAGTTTTTAACCTGACATAggcaaaaaattctttttaagtaATGATGCCTGGCATTGACCAGTTTGCAGTAAATGAGAAATTCTTGTATATTGATTTGGAAATtcatatgagaaataaattactCTGTTCTTCTGCAGGAAAATGCGATAGCATGTAATTTCACCTTTAAGAATATTGCCTATGGAAAAATGAGAGATGTGGGGAGAGCTATTCATCAAGGATGTTTAATTGCAGAATTACTTTTAATGGGGAAAACTGGATATAACTTAAATGTCCTATAATAGGAGACTGGTTAAATAATTTATGATCTATTGATATGATTGAATACCTGATagcctttaaaataatattttggagaCTATTTTGCATTGTGGAGAAATGCTCCAACAGATCGTTAAAAAGCAGACTAAATCCTAACAGTATACAAATTTATATCCACAgcataaaaattagaaagaaatataCCAAAACCTTACAGGGGTCATTTCTGGTGGTTAGATTTACAGGTGATATTTATTACTTAAAATTCTCTGAACTTTTCCAAATTTCATGcaataaacataaataatttttataataaggaATAAAATTCAAGTGGTACTTTGAATTTGGAATATATAAGGATTTGGGTTCTTCATTCAGACTAGTTAAGTGAAAGAGTGGATCTGAGAGAGGAAGatgagagatggagaaagacatgCTGAGCCTAGACAAGACTGGAGGAGATTGAAAGGAAGTGTATCCTGTTGTCTGAGCTCATCCCTTCCACCGAGCTACGCTTGGGAATCA includes these proteins:
- the LOC138070534 gene encoding olfactory receptor 2D2-like; translated protein: MRPSTIQELNQSTVTEFILLGFASSPRTDPLLFTFFLVFYLLILVSNSLLITLIHQDTRLHTPMDFFISVLSMLDMCYTTTTVPQMLVHILSKKRAVSFARCVAQMYLFLLFGITESWLFSIMSVDRYVAICHPLRYKVIMNHWVCLLMVGICAAYGVVSGLSYTFFAMRLPYCGPNETDYYFCEVPAVLKLACADTSLNDLVDFITGFNVIVVPLSLIVLVYVNIFATIMKIRSAQGRVKAFSTCASHITMVTMFAIPCIITYMSPGSDSWSNSGKKMALFYNIATAFLNPVIYSLRNKDVNRAFLKLVGRGRAPE